From the genome of Bubalus bubalis isolate 160015118507 breed Murrah chromosome 2, NDDB_SH_1, whole genome shotgun sequence, one region includes:
- the IDH1 gene encoding isocitrate dehydrogenase [NADP] cytoplasmic, whose amino-acid sequence MSQKIQGGSVVEMQGDEMTRIIWELIKEKLIFPYVELDLHSYDLGIENRDATNDQVTKDAAEAIKKYNVGVKCATITPDEKRVEEFKLKQMWKSPNGTIRNILGGTVFREAIICKNIPRLVSGWVKPIIIGRHAYGDQYRATDFVVPGPGKVEISYTPSDGSPKTVYLVHNFTESGGVAMGMYNQDKSIEDFAHSSFQMALSKNWPLYLSTKNTILKKYDGRFKDIFQEIYDKQYKSEFEAQNIWYEHRLIDDMVAQAMKSEGGFIWACKNYDGDVQSDSVAQGYGSLGMMTSVLVCPDGKTVEAEAAHGTVTRHYRMYQKGQETSTNPIASIFAWTRGLAHRAKLDNNKELSFFAKALEEVCIETIEAGFMTKDLAACIKGLPNVQRSDYLNTFEFMDKLGENLQLKLAQAKL is encoded by the exons ATGTCTCAAAAAATCCAAGGCGGATCTGTGGTAGAGATGCAAGGAGATGAAATGACACGGATCATTTGGGAGTTGATTAAAGAGAAACTCATTTTTCCCTACGTGGAACTGGACCTGCACAg CTACGATTTGGGCATAGAGAATCGCGATGCCACCAATGACCAGGTCACCAAGGACGCTGCGGAAGCCATAAAGAAGTACAACGTTGGCGTCAAGTGTGCCACCATCACCCCCGatgagaagagagtggaggagttcAAGCTGAAACAAATGTGGAAGTCTCCAAATGGCACCATCCGAAATATCCTGGGTGGCACTGTCTTCAGGGAAGCTATTATCTGCAAAAATATACCCCGGCTTGTGAGCGGATGGGTAAAACCCATTATCATAGGTCGTCATGCGTATGGGGATCAA TATAGAGCAACCGATTTTGTTGTGCCGGGGCCTGGAAAAGTAGAGATATCCTACACACCAAGCGATGGATCCCCCAAAACGGTATACCTAGTACATAACTTCACAG AGAGTGGTGGTGTTGCCATGGGGATGTACAATCAAGATAAGTCAATCGAAGATTTTGCACACAGTTCTTTCCAGATGGCTTTGTCTAAGAATTGGCCTTTGTATCTGAGCACCAAAAACACTATTCTGAAGAAATACGATGGACGTTTTAAAGACATCTTTCAGGAGATATATGACAA GCAGTACAAATCTGAGTTTGAAGCTCAGAATATCTGGTATGAGCACAGGCTTATTGATGACATGGTGGCCCAAGCTATGAAATCGGAGGGGGGCTTCATTTGGGCCTGTAAGAACTATGATGGGGACGTGCAGTCAGACTCCGTGGCCCAAG GTTATGGCTCTCTCGGCATGATGACCAGTGTGCTGGTTTGTCCAGATGGCAAGACAGTAGAAGCAGAGGCTGCCCACGGGACTGTAACCCGTCACTACCGAATGTACCAGAAAGGACAGGAGACATCCACCAATCCCATTG CTTCCATTTTTGCCTGGACCAGAGGCTTAGCCCACAGAGCTAAGCTTGATAACAATAAAGAGCTCAGCTTTTTTGCAAAGGCTTTGGAAGAAGTCTGTATTGAGACCATTGAGGCTGGCTTCATGACCAAGGACTTAGCTGCATGTATTAAAGGTTTACCCAA CGTGCAACGTTCTGACTACTTGAATACATTTGAGTTCATGGATAAACTCGGAGAGAACCTACAGTTAAAACTAGCCCAGGCCAAACTTTAA